A DNA window from Mesorhizobium sp. C432A contains the following coding sequences:
- a CDS encoding DUF4169 family protein codes for MGEIVNLRQVRKQKARTEKEKLAGENRALHGRSKAERTRDRLTSDKAEKFVAGHRRERPEDQGD; via the coding sequence ATGGGCGAAATCGTCAACCTTCGCCAGGTCCGCAAGCAGAAGGCGCGCACCGAAAAGGAAAAGCTCGCCGGCGAGAACCGCGCTCTGCACGGCCGTTCCAAAGCCGAAAGAACTCGTGACCGTCTGACATCGGACAAGGCCGAAAAATTCGTCGCCGGCCACCGCCGCGAACGCCCGGAAGACCAGGGCGATTGA
- the modA gene encoding molybdate ABC transporter substrate-binding protein, whose amino-acid sequence MGHKGFGLRAIAIGGFAVALMAVMPAAHAGDKVIVFAAASLKDGLDAVTKACEADVGEAATVSYAASSALAKQIESGAPADVFISADLDWMKYLSDKKLTKPDTEVKLLRNQIVLVAPKDSKVETRIEKGFDLAKLISDGKLAMGDVKAVPAGKYGKAALESLGVWSSVEGKVAQAENVRAALKLVSTGEAALGIVYATDAHADKGVKVVGTFPEDSHPPIIYPVAQTTDSKDKDTPAFLKCLQSAKAVELFRDQGFTVLTPSN is encoded by the coding sequence TTGGGGCACAAAGGTTTTGGTTTGAGGGCGATCGCGATTGGCGGCTTTGCCGTAGCTCTGATGGCCGTGATGCCGGCGGCTCACGCGGGAGACAAGGTGATCGTGTTTGCCGCAGCCAGCCTCAAGGACGGGCTCGACGCCGTCACCAAGGCCTGCGAAGCCGATGTCGGTGAAGCGGCGACCGTCTCCTACGCCGCGAGCTCGGCGCTGGCCAAGCAGATCGAAAGCGGGGCGCCCGCCGATGTGTTCATCTCGGCCGACCTCGACTGGATGAAATATCTCTCCGACAAGAAACTGACCAAGCCGGACACCGAGGTGAAACTGCTCCGCAACCAGATCGTGCTGGTGGCGCCGAAGGATTCCAAGGTCGAAACCAGGATCGAGAAAGGCTTCGACCTCGCCAAGCTGATCAGCGACGGCAAGCTCGCCATGGGCGACGTCAAGGCGGTGCCGGCCGGCAAGTATGGCAAGGCGGCACTTGAATCGCTCGGCGTCTGGTCGTCGGTCGAAGGCAAGGTGGCGCAGGCCGAGAATGTGCGCGCCGCGCTGAAGCTGGTTTCAACGGGCGAGGCCGCGCTGGGCATCGTCTATGCCACCGACGCGCATGCCGACAAGGGAGTCAAGGTGGTCGGCACCTTCCCGGAGGATTCGCACCCGCCGATCATCTATCCGGTTGCCCAGACCACCGATTCGAAGGACAAGGATACCCCGGCTTTCCTGAAGTGCCTGCAGTCCGCCAAGGCGGTGGAGCTGTTTAGGGATCAGGGTTTCACCGTGCTCACGCCGAGCAATTAA
- a CDS encoding TetR/AcrR family transcriptional regulator — translation MKLAVSPDIFPPRGHEAKRMSIIDAAASVFCREGFAGANIDLIAVEAGVSRQTIYNHHRDKEKLFMAVVRDLTERCNAGIFATFASFPDQPKDLEADLIGFAVRMNQNCICNRDGRFLRKLIQTEGERYPELFAEWRDQGPSRTWPALAARFARLAHAGHLAVDDPDVAARQFLALANAELQTTFMLGSMPSEDEVLQSATHGVRTFLRAFGKRRSAAAVEKQLASA, via the coding sequence ATGAAGCTTGCCGTTTCTCCTGACATTTTCCCGCCACGCGGCCACGAGGCCAAGCGTATGTCGATCATCGATGCGGCGGCTTCGGTCTTCTGCCGGGAAGGCTTTGCCGGCGCCAATATCGACCTGATCGCGGTGGAGGCCGGCGTGTCGCGCCAGACCATCTACAATCACCACCGCGACAAGGAAAAGCTCTTCATGGCTGTGGTGCGCGATCTGACGGAGCGCTGCAATGCCGGCATCTTCGCCACCTTCGCCTCTTTCCCAGACCAGCCGAAGGATCTGGAAGCCGACCTGATCGGCTTTGCCGTGCGCATGAATCAGAACTGCATCTGCAACCGCGACGGACGCTTCCTGCGCAAGCTGATCCAGACCGAAGGCGAGCGCTATCCCGAGCTCTTCGCCGAATGGCGCGACCAGGGGCCGAGCCGGACCTGGCCCGCACTTGCCGCCCGTTTTGCCCGCCTCGCCCATGCCGGCCATCTCGCGGTCGACGATCCCGATGTCGCCGCACGCCAGTTCCTGGCGCTAGCCAACGCCGAACTGCAGACCACCTTCATGCTAGGCAGCATGCCGTCGGAAGACGAAGTGTTGCAATCCGCCACCCACGGCGTGCGCACATTCCTGCGCGCCTTCGGCAAGCGCAGATCAGCGGCAGCGGTGGAAAAACAGCTGGCCAGCGCCTGA
- the cobF gene encoding precorrin-6A synthase (deacetylating) yields MRKLLVIGIGAGNPDHMTVQAISGLNRADVLFIPDKGAKKNDLAELRRHICDRFVSNPKSRRVEFDVPVRAEPAPSYRSTVDDWHEAIAQIYESLVRDELAEDGCGAFLIWGDPSLYDSALRILARVRLRGNVAFELEVIPGITAVQALAAGHKMALNRIGDPVLITTGRRLAEQGMPHNAGSAVVMLDGKCAFNTLADKDLIIHWGAYLGTPDEIIVSGRLGDVGEEIERTREEARKRKGWIMDTYLLRKAGEPEE; encoded by the coding sequence ATGCGCAAGCTTCTCGTCATCGGCATCGGCGCCGGCAATCCCGACCATATGACCGTGCAGGCCATATCAGGCCTAAACCGGGCGGACGTCCTGTTTATCCCCGACAAGGGGGCGAAGAAGAACGACCTTGCCGAATTGCGCCGCCATATCTGCGACCGTTTCGTCAGCAATCCGAAATCGCGCCGCGTCGAGTTCGACGTGCCGGTGCGCGCCGAGCCGGCGCCTTCCTATCGCTCGACCGTCGATGACTGGCACGAGGCCATCGCCCAGATCTATGAGAGCCTAGTCCGCGACGAACTTGCCGAGGACGGCTGCGGCGCCTTCCTGATCTGGGGCGACCCCTCGCTCTATGACAGCGCGCTACGCATCCTCGCGCGCGTACGACTGAGGGGCAATGTCGCATTCGAACTGGAGGTCATTCCCGGCATCACCGCCGTCCAGGCGCTAGCCGCCGGCCACAAGATGGCGCTGAACCGCATCGGCGACCCCGTGCTGATCACCACCGGCCGCCGCCTCGCCGAACAAGGCATGCCGCACAATGCCGGCAGCGCCGTGGTCATGCTCGACGGCAAATGCGCCTTCAACACGCTGGCAGACAAGGATCTGATCATCCATTGGGGCGCCTATCTCGGCACACCGGACGAGATCATCGTTTCCGGTCGCCTGGGTGATGTCGGCGAGGAGATTGAGAGGACGAGAGAAGAAGCCCGGAAAAGAAAGGGCTGGATCATGGACACCTATCTGCTGCGTAAAGCAGGAGAGCCCGAGGAATAG
- a CDS encoding multidrug effflux MFS transporter has product MSPKFLRIAVVLGLLSAIGPFAIDMYLPALPSIGEDLHAGTAAVQMSLLIFFLSMGFGQIVVGPISDMVGRKLPLYGGLALFMVGGIGSAMSPTIEWLIAFRFLQGLGASAGMAVPRAIVRDLHTGTEAAKLMSLLMLVFSVSPILAPLTGSQIIENFGWRAVFWTVTGAALLATILLATSLKETRPAEERVGSSFGTALAGYRFLMGDRNFLGLVAIAGFGIASFFVYLSSSSFILIDHYGLSPSVYSVFFSINAVAFIGMSQLTGLLSERFGLKRVVWVAVTGYATTMVVLFAVMATGVDRLDVMAALLFVGYGFLGLVIPTTSVLAMEEHGEIAGTASALMGTLHFAIGALAMGVAGIFFDGTPLPMVAGITLCAVISFTLAKLTLGRSREAVEAPAE; this is encoded by the coding sequence ATGAGTCCCAAATTCCTCCGCATCGCGGTCGTGCTCGGCCTGTTGTCCGCTATCGGCCCCTTCGCCATCGACATGTATCTGCCGGCGTTGCCTTCGATCGGCGAGGATCTGCATGCCGGCACCGCCGCCGTTCAGATGAGCCTTTTGATCTTCTTCCTGTCGATGGGCTTCGGCCAGATCGTCGTCGGACCGATCTCCGACATGGTCGGCCGCAAGCTGCCGCTTTACGGCGGCCTTGCGCTGTTCATGGTCGGCGGTATCGGTTCGGCCATGAGCCCGACCATCGAATGGCTGATCGCCTTCCGCTTTCTGCAGGGACTGGGCGCCAGCGCCGGCATGGCGGTGCCGCGCGCCATCGTGCGCGACCTGCACACCGGCACCGAAGCCGCCAAGCTGATGTCGCTGCTGATGCTGGTGTTTTCGGTGTCGCCGATCCTGGCGCCGCTGACCGGCAGCCAGATCATCGAGAATTTCGGCTGGCGCGCCGTATTCTGGACGGTGACGGGCGCGGCCCTGCTGGCCACCATTCTGCTGGCGACCTCGCTGAAGGAGACGCGGCCGGCGGAAGAACGCGTCGGTTCCTCCTTCGGAACCGCACTCGCCGGCTATCGCTTCCTCATGGGTGACCGCAATTTCCTCGGCCTGGTGGCGATCGCCGGCTTCGGCATCGCCAGCTTCTTCGTCTACCTCTCGAGTTCGTCCTTCATTCTGATCGACCATTACGGGCTGTCGCCTTCCGTCTACAGCGTGTTCTTCTCGATCAATGCGGTCGCCTTCATCGGCATGTCGCAGCTGACGGGACTGCTGTCGGAGCGCTTCGGGCTGAAGCGCGTCGTCTGGGTGGCGGTGACCGGCTATGCCACGACGATGGTGGTGCTGTTCGCAGTCATGGCGACCGGCGTCGACCGGCTCGATGTGATGGCGGCACTGCTGTTCGTCGGCTACGGCTTCCTCGGCCTGGTCATCCCGACGACGTCGGTGCTGGCCATGGAAGAGCATGGCGAGATCGCCGGCACGGCCTCGGCGCTGATGGGCACGCTGCACTTCGCCATCGGTGCGCTGGCGATGGGCGTCGCCGGCATCTTCTTCGACGGCACCCCGCTGCCCATGGTGGCCGGCATCACGCTCTGCGCCGTAATCTCGTTCACGCTGGCCAAACTGACGCTCGGCCGCTCGCGCGAAGCCGTTGAAGCGCCGGCCGAGTAA
- a CDS encoding SspB family protein — MADDHIRYDILAQEALRGVMRKVLAEVARTGLPGNHHFFITFLTGAPGVRVSSRLRERYPEQMTIVIQFQYWDLKVTDTGFEVGLSFSDVPEKLEIPFSAVRGFYDPSVNFELEFDVKTDVPAEDDAAAQPAAEPLAIVSEKKPKAEKKAAATEAEKKPAVADAAAGKGADVVSLDAFRKK, encoded by the coding sequence ATGGCCGACGACCACATCCGCTACGACATTCTGGCCCAGGAGGCATTGCGCGGCGTCATGCGCAAGGTCCTGGCCGAAGTCGCGCGCACCGGCCTTCCCGGCAATCATCATTTCTTCATCACATTCCTGACCGGCGCGCCGGGCGTGCGGGTGTCCTCCAGGCTGCGCGAGCGCTATCCCGAACAGATGACCATCGTCATCCAGTTCCAGTATTGGGACCTCAAGGTGACCGATACCGGCTTCGAGGTCGGGCTGTCCTTCTCCGACGTGCCGGAGAAGCTGGAAATTCCGTTCTCGGCCGTACGCGGCTTCTACGACCCATCGGTCAATTTCGAACTCGAATTCGACGTCAAGACCGACGTCCCGGCGGAAGACGATGCAGCCGCCCAGCCGGCTGCCGAGCCTTTGGCTATCGTCTCCGAGAAAAAGCCGAAGGCCGAGAAGAAGGCAGCTGCCACTGAGGCGGAGAAAAAGCCCGCCGTGGCCGATGCCGCCGCCGGCAAGGGCGCCGACGTCGTGTCGCTCGACGCCTTCCGCAAGAAGTAG
- the modB gene encoding molybdate ABC transporter permease subunit — protein sequence MNWLLDLTPDEWNAVRLSIKVATVAMLFSLPPGILMALLLARGKFWGKTLLNGVVHLPLILPPVVTGYLLLLTFGRRGPAGAFLAEHFGIVFSFRWTGAALACGIMGFPLMVRAIRLSIEAVDRKMEAAAGTLGANPIWVFATITLPLILPGLIAGSILSFAKAMGEFGATITFVSNIPNETQTLPSAIYTFTQVPGGDDGALRLTLISIVISMAALVASEVLARRVGRRMDIE from the coding sequence ATGAACTGGCTGCTGGACCTTACTCCCGACGAATGGAATGCGGTCCGGCTGTCGATCAAGGTGGCGACGGTGGCGATGCTGTTCAGCCTGCCGCCCGGCATCTTGATGGCGCTTTTGCTGGCCCGCGGAAAATTCTGGGGCAAGACGCTGCTCAACGGTGTGGTTCACCTGCCGTTGATCCTGCCGCCGGTGGTGACAGGTTATCTCTTGCTGCTTACCTTCGGCCGGCGCGGGCCGGCGGGAGCGTTCCTGGCCGAGCATTTCGGCATCGTCTTCTCGTTTCGCTGGACCGGCGCCGCACTGGCCTGCGGTATCATGGGCTTTCCCCTGATGGTGCGGGCGATCCGGCTGTCGATCGAGGCGGTCGACCGCAAAATGGAGGCAGCGGCGGGAACGCTCGGCGCCAACCCGATTTGGGTCTTCGCCACCATCACGCTGCCGCTGATCCTGCCCGGGCTGATCGCCGGCTCGATCCTGTCCTTCGCCAAGGCGATGGGCGAGTTCGGCGCCACCATCACCTTCGTCTCCAACATTCCCAACGAGACGCAGACGCTGCCTTCGGCGATCTACACCTTCACGCAGGTGCCTGGCGGCGATGACGGGGCGCTCAGGCTGACGCTGATCTCCATCGTCATCTCGATGGCCGCATTGGTCGCCTCGGAAGTGCTGGCGCGGCGCGTCGGCCGGCGGATGGACATCGAATGA
- a CDS encoding winged helix-turn-helix domain-containing protein, with product MPSLSLRINLDPDGRIGPGKIELLEQIATFGSISAAARGMEMSYKHAWDLVEDMNRVFGKPLVAAQTGGKKGGGAQLTSVGLAVVSRFRAIERAAAAAAATHMDALQAEIDAG from the coding sequence ATGCCGTCGCTGAGCCTGCGGATAAATCTCGATCCGGACGGGCGCATAGGTCCGGGCAAGATCGAATTGCTGGAGCAGATCGCCACTTTCGGCTCGATCTCGGCTGCGGCACGCGGCATGGAGATGTCCTACAAGCACGCCTGGGATCTGGTGGAAGATATGAACCGTGTGTTCGGCAAGCCACTGGTCGCGGCGCAGACCGGCGGCAAAAAGGGTGGCGGCGCACAGCTGACCTCAGTTGGCCTTGCAGTTGTCAGCCGTTTTCGCGCTATCGAGCGCGCTGCGGCGGCAGCGGCGGCCACGCATATGGACGCCTTGCAGGCGGAGATCGATGCTGGGTGA
- a CDS encoding ribbon-helix-helix domain-containing protein, whose protein sequence is MSPVEKRSVTIRGHRTSYSLEKPFYDDLVTIAAARKLTLAALVAEIDETRPRDANLSSALRLHVLDWAKRDARTS, encoded by the coding sequence GTGAGCCCGGTCGAAAAACGCTCCGTGACCATCCGCGGCCATCGCACCAGCTATTCCCTCGAAAAACCCTTTTATGACGATCTCGTCACTATTGCCGCCGCGCGCAAGCTGACCCTTGCTGCCCTGGTCGCGGAGATCGACGAGACAAGACCGCGCGATGCCAATCTGTCCTCGGCGCTCAGGCTCCACGTGCTGGACTGGGCCAAGCGCGACGCCAGAACTTCTTAG
- a CDS encoding DUF2853 family protein encodes MADYLADVKKYDAAANADVVAKIVKHLGIALRNRDSSLVSCTDPKELERVKTNWVAKKLGVTDGAKADSAIEKTCKALAADSFKSRVTFYYLVAKNLGKLGSL; translated from the coding sequence ATGGCCGATTATCTCGCAGACGTGAAGAAATACGACGCCGCCGCAAATGCCGATGTGGTTGCCAAGATTGTGAAACATCTGGGCATCGCGCTGCGCAACCGCGATTCCTCGCTGGTATCCTGCACCGACCCCAAGGAATTGGAGCGCGTCAAGACCAACTGGGTTGCCAAGAAACTCGGCGTGACCGACGGGGCGAAAGCCGACTCAGCGATCGAGAAGACCTGCAAGGCGTTGGCCGCCGACAGCTTCAAGAGCCGCGTGACTTTCTACTATCTGGTCGCCAAGAATCTGGGCAAGCTCGGCTCTTTGTAG
- a CDS encoding thymidylate synthase, with the protein MRQYLDLLQHVLDNGADRGDRTGTGTRGVFGYQMRFDLSHGFPITTTKKLHLKSIIHELLWFLAGDTNIKYLRDHGVSIWDEWADENGDLGPVYGKQWRSWPDGHGGSIDQIANVLKEIRRNPNSRRLIVSAWNPAEVEAMALPPCHCLFQFYVSEGKLSCQLYQRSADIFLGVPFNIASYALLTLMVAQVTGLKPGEFVHTLGDAHLYSNHFEQAREQLRRTPKALPTLWINPEVKDLFAFRFEDFRLENYFADASIKAPIAV; encoded by the coding sequence ATGCGCCAGTATCTCGACCTTTTGCAGCATGTGCTGGACAATGGCGCCGATCGTGGCGACCGCACGGGCACCGGCACGCGTGGGGTGTTCGGCTACCAGATGCGCTTCGACCTGTCGCACGGCTTTCCCATCACCACGACCAAGAAGCTGCATCTGAAGTCGATCATCCATGAACTCCTGTGGTTCCTGGCCGGCGACACCAACATCAAATACCTTAGAGATCATGGCGTTTCGATCTGGGACGAGTGGGCCGACGAGAATGGCGACCTCGGCCCTGTCTATGGCAAGCAGTGGCGCTCCTGGCCGGATGGCCATGGCGGGTCGATCGACCAGATTGCCAATGTTCTGAAGGAGATACGCAGGAATCCGAATTCACGCCGGCTGATCGTTTCGGCGTGGAACCCGGCCGAAGTGGAGGCGATGGCGCTGCCACCGTGCCACTGCCTGTTCCAGTTCTACGTCTCGGAGGGCAAGCTGTCCTGCCAGCTCTACCAGCGCTCGGCCGACATTTTTCTCGGCGTACCCTTCAACATCGCTTCCTACGCGCTGCTGACCTTGATGGTGGCGCAGGTGACCGGGCTGAAGCCCGGCGAGTTCGTCCATACGCTGGGCGATGCGCATCTCTATTCCAACCATTTCGAGCAGGCGCGCGAGCAATTGCGGCGCACACCCAAGGCGCTGCCGACGCTGTGGATCAATCCGGAGGTGAAGGACCTGTTCGCCTTCCGCTTCGAGGATTTCCGGCTGGAAAACTATTTTGCCGACGCGTCGATCAAGGCGCCGATCGCGGTCTGA
- the modC gene encoding molybdenum ABC transporter ATP-binding protein has protein sequence MSVLVDISHRLGGFAVDARFESAGRLTALFGPSGSGKTTLINVIAGLIRPTKGRIAVDGCVLVDTDAGIFVPKHKRRIGMVFQDARLFPHMSVAGNLRYGRWFTPPAERYADVDAVVELLGIGPLLDRRPAKLSGGEKQRVAIGRALLASPKLLLMDEPLASLDDARKAEILPYIERLRDETKLPIVYVSHSVAEVARLASDVVVMAQGKVAASGPTGAIMQRLELLPTEERGEGGAVLDTKVLRHDEIFGMTVLGSAAGEIRVPQLAVSVGAPVRIRIRARDVMIATEQPKGLSALNILPGAIVAIGSGEGPTVEIGIDCNGATVLARITEQSRQVLNLQLGGKVFAVIKTVSFDRANTGAGLPAEADG, from the coding sequence ATGAGCGTGCTGGTGGACATCAGCCATCGGCTCGGCGGTTTCGCCGTCGACGCGCGTTTCGAAAGCGCCGGGCGGCTGACGGCGCTGTTCGGGCCATCGGGCTCCGGCAAGACGACGCTGATCAACGTGATCGCCGGCCTGATCCGGCCGACCAAGGGCCGTATCGCGGTCGACGGCTGTGTGCTGGTCGACACCGATGCCGGCATTTTCGTGCCGAAGCACAAGCGCCGGATCGGCATGGTGTTCCAGGACGCGCGGCTGTTTCCGCATATGAGCGTGGCCGGCAATCTGCGCTATGGCCGCTGGTTCACGCCACCGGCGGAGCGCTATGCGGATGTCGACGCGGTCGTCGAACTGCTCGGCATCGGTCCTCTGCTCGACCGGCGACCGGCAAAGCTCTCGGGCGGCGAGAAGCAGCGCGTGGCGATCGGCCGGGCGCTGCTTGCCAGCCCGAAACTGCTGTTGATGGACGAGCCGCTGGCCTCGCTCGACGATGCGCGCAAAGCCGAGATCCTGCCCTATATCGAGCGGCTGCGCGACGAGACCAAGCTGCCCATCGTCTATGTCAGCCACTCCGTCGCCGAGGTGGCGCGGCTGGCCAGCGACGTGGTGGTGATGGCGCAAGGCAAGGTCGCTGCCTCAGGCCCGACCGGCGCGATCATGCAACGGCTCGAATTGCTGCCGACGGAGGAACGCGGCGAGGGCGGCGCGGTTCTCGACACCAAGGTGCTGCGCCATGACGAGATCTTCGGGATGACCGTGCTCGGCTCGGCGGCGGGGGAAATCCGGGTGCCGCAATTGGCGGTCTCGGTCGGCGCGCCTGTGCGCATCCGAATCCGCGCCCGCGACGTGATGATCGCCACCGAACAGCCGAAAGGTCTCAGTGCGCTCAACATCCTGCCGGGCGCCATCGTCGCAATCGGCTCGGGCGAGGGGCCGACGGTCGAAATCGGCATCGACTGCAATGGCGCAACCGTGCTTGCGCGCATCACCGAACAATCCAGGCAGGTACTGAACCTTCAACTCGGCGGCAAGGTGTTCGCGGTGATCAAGACGGTCAGTTTCGACCGTGCCAACACCGGCGCCGGGCTGCCGGCCGAAGCGGATGGCTGA